Proteins encoded by one window of Salmonirosea aquatica:
- a CDS encoding SusC/RagA family TonB-linked outer membrane protein encodes MYKSIITSIKKRHYVLLIAFTLAMSAALAQNSVQGTVMADGEPLPGVSVVVKGTTQGTTTDVEGKFTLTAPTAPTLVFSYVGYQSQEIAVGNQSVLTVNLLPDNQLLDEVIVIGYGEQSRRDVTGSVSSVNEQVMKSVPRTNAATLLQGTAAGVRVQQNTWQPGATPTVILRGGTNFNGTGSPLFVVDGVIVPSLYGINPSDIESMDVLKDAASLAIYGARAGNGVVLVTTKKGKQGRTQVTYTYRNATNYVRRNGLQYLSAEDYIRWNRIGLKNRFLLAQADNNTSEMNNTRNQLNGSWGFAANSSFTRSNGLYSTQSVTNANRQLIGDPMWNLLVDQNPFNPNQTDSLLYRATSQRALEDLILQQSNLQEHYVNFSGGNEQGTFALGLGGIKDVGILIGSDLRRFNMNFNGGLNVGKNLKITTNLAAYSTNGHPSYLAGDEGIIQRFAGIAPTVRLTDDLTGEILPGVDGGSLGNPQYLNGKFIRNTQEQRFSGAINLTYSLTEHLKVLASGSGFLRYTNAENFNKLYQNGTFGAVNAARASSFANNRAGQYSYNGFLQYTRNVGKHAFDVLAGGEYFNFKSFNQSGSGIGSASDELPYLTNAIYIETRASSGVDSWNRFASAIGRVNYNYDNRYLVNLNLRYDGTSQLTNPDARYTLFPGLSFGWNLHNEDFFRNSTISDFVSTIKTRLSWGQNGTLASGDFGTVQQYNNLGLYNGIGAYGQTNFVNPRLNWEKTTTLNFGVDVGLLRNRLTLIADYFVRDVYDKLQSIAIPGWTGFSSYQTNLATLQNRGFELELRGNVLRPQDENGLSLDVSANFSHVRTFAKKLLDNGLERNRQGAVRVFDPATNSYQWVGGLQEGYRVGTDEIYAPIFDGVYKTQGDLDARANLANLFLPTTNKRIKQLGDARWRDLDANDTLDTRDFVYVGRSTPTFVGGAPRRWAGKASRSSGNSTTPWGIW; translated from the coding sequence ATGTATAAATCTATTATCACAAGTATTAAAAAGAGGCATTATGTCCTACTTATTGCCTTCACGCTGGCTATGTCGGCTGCCTTGGCTCAAAACAGCGTCCAGGGGACGGTGATGGCCGATGGTGAACCACTCCCCGGCGTGAGCGTGGTAGTAAAAGGTACCACTCAGGGTACCACCACCGACGTCGAGGGAAAATTCACCCTGACCGCCCCAACTGCCCCCACATTGGTATTCAGCTACGTGGGCTACCAGTCGCAGGAAATCGCGGTGGGCAACCAAAGTGTCCTGACCGTGAACTTGCTGCCAGACAACCAATTGCTCGACGAGGTGATCGTGATCGGCTACGGTGAGCAGAGCCGCCGCGACGTGACAGGTTCGGTTTCAAGCGTCAACGAGCAGGTCATGAAATCGGTACCGCGTACCAACGCCGCCACGCTGCTCCAGGGTACCGCCGCTGGCGTACGGGTGCAACAGAACACCTGGCAGCCGGGGGCCACCCCCACGGTGATCCTGCGCGGAGGCACCAACTTCAACGGCACGGGCTCGCCGCTCTTCGTTGTGGACGGAGTGATCGTCCCCAGCCTGTACGGCATCAATCCTTCCGATATCGAGTCGATGGATGTACTGAAAGACGCCGCATCGCTGGCCATTTACGGCGCGCGGGCGGGCAATGGTGTGGTACTGGTGACGACTAAAAAGGGCAAGCAGGGGCGTACGCAGGTGACCTATACTTACCGCAACGCCACAAACTACGTGCGTCGCAACGGACTGCAATATTTGAGCGCCGAGGACTACATCCGCTGGAACCGCATCGGGCTAAAAAACCGCTTCCTGCTGGCCCAGGCCGACAACAATACCAGCGAGATGAACAACACCCGCAACCAACTCAACGGTTCGTGGGGATTTGCGGCCAATTCCAGTTTCACCCGTTCCAATGGGCTGTATTCCACCCAGAGCGTAACCAACGCCAACCGGCAACTCATCGGCGATCCGATGTGGAATCTGCTGGTGGATCAGAATCCCTTCAACCCAAATCAGACCGATAGCCTGCTGTACCGTGCTACCTCGCAGCGCGCGTTGGAAGACCTGATTTTGCAACAAAGCAATTTGCAGGAGCATTACGTCAACTTTTCCGGCGGCAACGAGCAGGGTACTTTCGCCCTGGGGCTCGGCGGAATCAAGGATGTGGGCATTCTGATCGGTTCGGACCTGAGGCGCTTTAATATGAACTTCAATGGCGGACTGAACGTAGGCAAAAATCTCAAAATCACCACGAACCTCGCCGCGTATAGCACTAACGGTCACCCGTCCTACCTTGCGGGCGACGAGGGAATCATTCAGCGCTTTGCGGGTATCGCCCCCACCGTCCGCTTGACCGATGATCTTACGGGTGAGATTCTGCCCGGCGTGGACGGCGGCAGCCTGGGCAATCCGCAGTACCTGAACGGTAAGTTTATCCGCAACACCCAGGAACAGCGCTTTTCCGGCGCAATCAATCTGACCTATTCCCTCACCGAGCACCTCAAGGTACTGGCCTCGGGTTCGGGCTTCCTACGGTACACCAACGCCGAGAATTTTAACAAACTCTACCAGAACGGTACCTTCGGGGCCGTGAACGCGGCGCGGGCCTCCAGCTTTGCCAACAACCGGGCCGGACAGTATTCTTACAATGGCTTCCTGCAGTACACCCGCAATGTTGGCAAACATGCCTTTGATGTGCTGGCCGGGGGGGAATATTTCAATTTCAAATCGTTCAACCAATCCGGTTCGGGTATCGGCAGCGCGTCGGACGAGCTGCCCTACTTGACGAATGCCATTTACATCGAAACCCGGGCTTCGTCGGGCGTGGATTCCTGGAACCGCTTCGCCTCAGCCATTGGCCGGGTGAACTATAACTACGACAATAGGTACCTCGTCAATCTCAATCTGCGTTACGACGGTACCTCTCAACTTACCAATCCGGACGCCCGCTACACACTGTTCCCCGGCCTTTCGTTCGGCTGGAATCTCCATAACGAGGATTTCTTCCGCAATTCCACGATCAGCGACTTCGTTTCCACCATCAAGACGCGCCTAAGCTGGGGCCAGAACGGCACGCTGGCATCGGGCGACTTCGGCACCGTGCAGCAGTACAACAACCTGGGATTGTACAATGGCATCGGAGCCTATGGACAAACCAACTTCGTGAATCCGCGCCTGAACTGGGAGAAAACCACGACCCTGAACTTCGGCGTGGATGTGGGTCTGCTGCGCAACCGCCTGACGCTCATCGCCGATTATTTCGTGCGCGATGTGTACGACAAATTGCAGAGCATCGCCATCCCTGGCTGGACGGGTTTCAGCTCGTACCAGACCAACCTTGCCACCCTGCAAAACCGGGGCTTCGAGCTGGAATTGCGCGGGAATGTGCTGCGCCCGCAGGACGAAAACGGACTGAGCCTGGACGTTTCGGCCAACTTCTCGCACGTCAGGACGTTTGCCAAAAAACTTCTCGACAACGGCCTGGAACGCAACCGGCAAGGTGCTGTTCGTGTTTTTGATCCCGCCACCAATTCCTACCAGTGGGTAGGTGGGCTGCAGGAAGGCTACCGCGTGGGCACCGACGAAATCTACGCCCCGATTTTTGATGGGGTGTACAAAACGCAGGGCGACCTGGACGCGCGTGCCAACCTGGCCAACCTCTTCCTGCCCACCACCAACAAGCGCATCAAGCAGCTGGGCGATGCCCGCTGGCGCGACCTGGACGCCAACGACACGCTGGACACCCGCGATTTTGTGTACGTGGGCCGCAGTACCCCCACCTTCGTGGGGGGGGCTCCACGGCGCTGGGCTGGAAAGGCTTCTCGCTCTTCGGGCAATTCGACTACGCCCTGGGGCATATGGTGA
- a CDS encoding FadR/GntR family transcriptional regulator — MNYSNIQGDLLESDSQSLVDKAENSILDLFSAQQYKVGDVIPKEMELAAQLGVSRTVVREAVSRLRMRGLLETRRKRGTVITNPDVMGLLEKNLYPGILDDATLRNIFELRMVLEIGMGDLIFERVTQNDIDELYAIVENEPANAEETLFDVNQEVKFHGKLYQITGNETLERFQQMLLPVFEYVHESAILRRPITNKRFVSHRGLVDVIQHGSPETFRNAMRNHFENHFQRIFK; from the coding sequence ATGAACTACTCGAATATCCAAGGTGACCTGTTGGAGTCAGACAGTCAGTCGCTGGTGGATAAGGCCGAAAACAGCATTCTGGATTTATTCAGCGCGCAACAGTACAAAGTGGGGGATGTAATTCCGAAGGAGATGGAACTGGCCGCCCAGCTGGGAGTGAGCCGGACGGTGGTACGCGAGGCAGTGTCGCGGCTGCGGATGCGGGGCCTGCTGGAAACGCGCCGCAAGCGCGGCACGGTCATCACGAATCCCGATGTGATGGGGTTGCTGGAGAAAAATCTCTACCCCGGCATCCTGGATGACGCCACGCTGCGCAATATTTTTGAACTGCGGATGGTGCTGGAAATCGGCATGGGCGACCTGATATTCGAACGGGTCACCCAGAACGATATCGACGAACTCTACGCCATTGTCGAAAACGAACCGGCCAATGCTGAAGAAACTCTGTTCGATGTGAATCAGGAAGTAAAATTCCACGGGAAGCTGTACCAGATCACGGGCAACGAAACCCTGGAACGCTTCCAGCAGATGCTCCTGCCCGTGTTTGAATATGTCCATGAGAGCGCCATCCTGCGGCGGCCCATCACCAACAAACGCTTCGTATCGCACCGGGGCCTGGTGGACGTGATCCAGCACGGCTCGCCCGAAACCTTCCGCAATGCCATGCGGAATCACTTTGAGAACCATTTCCAACGAATATTCAAGTAA
- a CDS encoding sialidase family protein, protein MFRSQNLPAILSLSLCLAACNKNMQSPRTMGTGSGDGEGISETTVYENGQDGYQCYRIPAIVKAPNGDLLAFAEARRNNCGDFGDVDLVLKRSTDHGKSWGKLERAVDFGDNQAGNPAPVFDLTDPAFPKGRLFLFYNTGTAHEADVRKGQAVREVWYRTSTDNGQSWSDAVNITLQTSRPNAPATNPAYTFKEDWRSYANTPGHALQIRNGRYKGRIFLAANHSAGPRRSISATT, encoded by the coding sequence ATGTTCCGATCCCAAAATTTACCAGCTATCCTGTCGCTGAGCCTTTGCCTGGCGGCCTGTAACAAAAACATGCAGTCGCCCCGTACCATGGGCACCGGCTCCGGTGACGGCGAAGGCATTAGCGAAACTACTGTCTACGAGAACGGCCAGGACGGCTACCAGTGCTACCGCATTCCGGCTATCGTGAAAGCCCCCAACGGTGACCTGCTGGCCTTTGCCGAGGCCCGGCGCAACAATTGCGGCGACTTCGGTGATGTGGATCTGGTACTTAAGCGTAGCACCGATCATGGCAAAAGCTGGGGCAAGCTCGAACGGGCCGTCGACTTTGGGGATAACCAGGCGGGCAACCCCGCTCCCGTCTTCGACCTCACCGACCCGGCTTTTCCAAAGGGCCGGCTTTTTTTGTTTTACAATACCGGAACGGCCCACGAAGCGGACGTCCGCAAGGGCCAGGCCGTGCGGGAGGTGTGGTACCGCACCAGCACAGACAACGGTCAGAGTTGGAGCGACGCCGTGAACATCACGTTACAGACCTCGCGCCCCAATGCCCCAGCCACCAATCCGGCTTATACTTTTAAAGAAGACTGGCGCTCTTACGCCAACACGCCCGGTCACGCGCTGCAAATCCGGAACGGCCGGTACAAAGGGCGGATCTTCTTGGCCGCCAACCACTCCGCCGGCCCCCGCAGGAGCATTTCCGCGACTACGTAG
- a CDS encoding AGE family epimerase/isomerase has protein sequence MNAIKPPTPVIENYAVQYRDALLNDVLPFWMKHSPDWECGGYLTCLDREGKVFDTDKFIWLQARQVWTFAMLYNRWEARADWLEMAELGAGFLLKHGRAADGSWYFSTTRSGQPLVQPYNIFSDCFATMAFGQLSRATQNPEHSDLAKGTFDQILARRHNPKGAWSKAVPGTRPLKNFALPMILCNLSLEIEHLLDKSLVEGTIAECLYEVMEVFYNPESGLILENVTPEGQLSDSFEGRLINPGHAIEAMWFVMELAVRRNDPALIERAVKITLDTLEYGWDWKFGGIYYFLDRKGAPLQQLEWNHKLWWVHLETLVALLKGYQLTGNQDCWQWFEKVHGYTWAHFADPEKGEWYGYLDRRGEVLLPLKGGKWKGCFHVPRGLYQCWHTLAMLQP, from the coding sequence ATGAATGCTATTAAGCCCCCTACCCCTGTCATTGAAAACTACGCCGTCCAGTACCGCGACGCGCTGCTCAACGATGTGCTGCCTTTTTGGATGAAACACTCCCCTGATTGGGAATGCGGCGGGTACCTTACCTGCCTGGATCGGGAAGGGAAGGTGTTCGATACCGATAAATTCATCTGGTTGCAGGCGCGGCAGGTTTGGACGTTTGCCATGTTGTACAACCGTTGGGAAGCGCGGGCCGACTGGCTCGAGATGGCTGAGTTGGGAGCCGGTTTCCTTTTGAAGCACGGTCGTGCCGCCGATGGCAGCTGGTACTTTTCGACCACCCGCTCGGGGCAGCCGCTAGTGCAGCCCTATAATATTTTCTCCGACTGCTTCGCCACGATGGCCTTCGGACAACTGTCGCGGGCTACGCAAAACCCGGAACATTCCGATTTGGCCAAAGGCACCTTCGATCAGATTCTGGCTCGCCGCCACAATCCCAAGGGCGCATGGAGCAAGGCAGTCCCGGGCACCCGCCCGCTGAAAAACTTCGCCCTGCCGATGATTCTGTGTAACCTATCGCTGGAAATCGAGCATTTGCTGGATAAATCTCTGGTAGAGGGAACCATCGCCGAATGCCTGTACGAAGTCATGGAGGTTTTCTACAACCCTGAGTCGGGATTGATTCTGGAAAACGTCACGCCCGAAGGACAGCTTTCGGATAGTTTCGAAGGGAGGTTGATCAACCCCGGCCACGCCATCGAAGCCATGTGGTTCGTGATGGAACTGGCCGTAAGGCGGAATGATCCAGCCCTGATCGAACGGGCCGTGAAAATCACCCTCGACACGCTGGAATACGGTTGGGATTGGAAATTCGGCGGCATCTACTATTTCCTCGACCGCAAAGGCGCCCCACTGCAGCAGTTGGAATGGAACCATAAACTTTGGTGGGTGCATCTGGAAACTCTCGTGGCCCTGTTGAAAGGGTATCAGCTTACCGGAAACCAGGATTGCTGGCAGTGGTTCGAGAAAGTTCACGGTTACACCTGGGCGCATTTTGCCGATCCTGAAAAGGGAGAATGGTATGGCTATCTAGACCGCCGGGGGGAGGTGCTGCTGCCGCTCAAAGGCGGCAAGTGGAAAGGCTGCTTTCATGTGCCCCGGGGACTATACCAATGCTGGCATACTTTGGCTATGTTGCAACCATAA